A region from the Drosophila bipectinata strain 14024-0381.07 chromosome 3R, DbipHiC1v2, whole genome shotgun sequence genome encodes:
- the Kpc1 gene encoding E3 ubiquitin-protein ligase RNF123 isoform X2, translating to MSISKLFVKVFNEDIFEQVEQDNLYSDLDDDLEGANCSTVPDPKPTRLEDLSVTKQMVIVRAWLDDKFQAIQTDSNEEIRRLYTETESRIGPDLTIFDVDYTTTVRVSSDRLALRSQGSFNTVRANCCVYGGRWMYEIHLHTKGVMQIGWASNSCQFNENSGVGDTKCSYGYDGSKQQIWHISTKKYGDKWQIGDVIGVTLDVEKEHIEYFRNGRSMGIAFNKLEKGPGITFFAAISLGYTQGIEANFGNRPFMYPVQGFQPLMARPILKLRRANLIMNYLFNLAAIFSKYNAQNAGQSTDQTEARVSTKKTVYCIFATLLIEKFTNEIFDPYIIEDVLLKRISSMTNLAAEKDNSNSVLQGLLALFWNYMEGDEVKFVLRKLVNALLGTFTHTIQGLDYEKHRQALGMLHCLCLHEQTRKYLLEGKLFKKHCLAFFLYIHPLEFYIMEELLPDSMAWTEGIDGPKDKYLSVVDKVRKVTEPLHAAQKDFLSTLLINTDGTKESPSSRAIFLTKMRRYVIDLSMEQRPFHAFFFMQSSIQHPLDAPVALAFVSILIDQARTMFKEEMPSRHVEVNSDFFIDGSFDYMHFDRVGGVLSHLRKVHRADIDQRLGPVRTQQIYDDDRQNMRVNEVGENINNVQVVGHTQGANNTTYTHFLNPRPSGSTDSAPGNVDMEASLCEILDLCIIFYYSAGHKYIVKIAAVRDEIAALNEVLKETKFYREDIERKLVALEQHANVCMNENHQHVMGELRSKFSQRQNVFATRSISLARKQVWLRGVALNGHRRFLLIWLLERMLRTLTTASSTGSLFSFVPEVYVNTLPILLDAVMDFSHHDLRAQFEGSDAECAVNAAAEFLGLHSADPRIVLASCKDSLLQALGTLTCHKSGVRALERTSKRSQTSLVRALLRPYENRAWGQSNWLLLRFWMGEGYAYKDSRQPFVWQGGSLPLHQGLCRSRSRNETHTGLLHNVAPANPSKHFQRLIGSKLIEDEPFATAFLNSVLSQLNWAFSEFILLLQEIQNTAQRQENTLFEPKQLKICSMCFELTVSLMRCLELIISVAPEILTDASRPNSDLLLNRICQLISQVLSRVTVPPGCFQFVVDMCSADLNAVTHYPIITAALGILLALMQEEMENDMTPQIVTRVSRAFLTDPSFQFATLEFALGEIRTPLLEQKNIPRGNFDPSARPHIDPLTNDVRVPLPNNSKRIRADPPILKFALSDFPSHVSGDEIDNVRRLIESLRVKQTLLSDITLPSEDSLCPICCAKPITAVFTPCKHQSCSDCIMQHMMNSKVCFYCKTTIHTIETLDGTLIYSNDEVVQTPLAERI from the exons ATGTcgatttcaaaattattcgTGAAAGTCTTCAACGAGGACATTTTCGAGCAGGTCGAACAGGACAACCTCTATTCGGACTTGGACGATGACTTGGAAGGAGCCAACTGTTCCACGGTGCCGGATCCGAAGCCCACCAGGCTCGAGGACCTTTCAGTGACCAA GCAGATGGTCATTGTGCGGGCATGGCTCGACGACAAGTTTCAGGCAATCCAGACAGACAGCAACGAAGAAATCCGGCGTTTGTACACCGAAACCGAGAGCCGTATTGGTCCGGATCTGACCATATTCGATGTGGACTACACGACTACGGTGCGGGTGTCCTCGGATCGTCTGGCCCTGCGCTCCCAAGGAAGCTTTAATACAGTTAGGGCTAATTGCTGCGTGTACGGCGGCCGCTGGATGTATGAG atTCACCTCCACACCAAGGGCGTCATGCAGATAGGCTGGGCCTCTAATTCCTGTCAGTTTAACGAGAACAGCGGCGTAGGGGACACCAAGTGTAGTTATGGCTACGACGGCAGTAAGCAACAGATCTGGCATATATCCACCAAGAA GTATGGAGACAAGTGGCAGATAGGCGACGTCATAGGCGTGACCCTCGATGTGGAGAAGGAACATATAGAGTATTTCCGCAATGGTCGTTCGATGGGAATTGCCTTCAACAAGCTGGAGAAGGGTCCGGGCATTACCTTTTTCGCCGCCATATCGTTAGGCTATACTCAGGGCATCGAAGCAAACTTTGGCAATCGTCCCTTCATGTATCCAGTGCAGGGCTTCCAGCCGCTAATGGCCCGGCCCATTCTGAAGCTCCGACGGGCCAATCTAATTATGAACTATCTCTTCAACCTGGCTGCCATATTCTCCAAGTACAACGCCCAGAACGCGGGGCAAAGTACCGATCAAACGGAGGCTCGAGTTTCTACCAAAAAGACTGTGTACTGCATATTTGCTACACTATTGATAGAGAAGTTTACCAATGAAATATTCGATCCCTACATCATTGAGGACGTTCTGCTGAAACGGATTTCGAGCATGACCAATCTGGCTGCTGAAAAGGATAATTCAAACAGTGTGCTGCAGGGTCTCCTTGCGCTCTTTTGGAACTACATGGAGGGCGACGAAGTCAAGTTTGTGCTACGCAAACTAGTGAACGCGCTTCTGGGTACTTTTACGCATACGATTCAGGGATTGGACTATGAGAAGCACCGACAAGCCCTAGGTATGCTCCACTGCCTATGCCTCCATGAGCAGACTCGCAAGTACCTGCTGGAGGGAAAACTCTTCAAGAAGCATTG TCTCGCTTTTTTCCTTTACATTCATCCGTTGGAATTTTATATTATGGAGGAGCTGTTGCCCGACAGCATGGCCTGGACGGAGGGCATCGATGGGCCCAAAGACAAGTATCTGAGTGTGGTTGACAAAGTGCGCAAGGTAACGGAGCCCCTGCACGCGGCCCAAAAGGATTTCCTTTCCACTCTTCTGATCAACACGGATGGCACCAAGGAAAGTCCCTCGAGTCGTGCTATTTTTCTAACCAAAATGCGGCGTTATGTGATTGATCTCAGCATGGAACAAAGA CCCTTTCACGCCTTCTTTTTCATGCAGTCGAGCATTCAACATCCTTTGGATGCCCCTGTGGCCCTCGCCTTCGTCTCTATTCTAATCGATCAGGCGCGAACAATGTTTAAGGAGGAAATGCCCAGTCGGCATGTGGAAGTGAACAGTGATTTTTTCATTGACGGATCCTTTGACTATATGCACTTTGACCGTGTTGGAGGCGTACTGTCTCATTTGAGAAAGGTTCATCGGGCAGACATTGATCAACGTCTGGGGCCCGTGCGTACACAACAGATCTATGACGATGATCGCCAGAATATGAGGGTCAACGAAGTGG gtgaaaatataaataatgttCAAGTGGTGGGACACACTCAGGGTGCCAACAATACCACCTATACACACTTTTTGAACCCACGACCCAGTGGGTCAACTGACTCGGCTCCTGGAAATGTAGACATGGAGGCCAGTCTCTGTGAAATCCTGGATCTGTGCATTATTTTCTATTATTCAGCGGGGCACAAGTATATCGTCAAAATAGCTGCGGTGAGAGATGAAATAGCTGCCTTAAACGAAGTGCTCAAGGAAACAAAATTCTACCGAGAGGATATAGAGCGCAAACTGGTGGCCCTGGAGCAGCATGCGAATGTTTGCATGAACGAGAACCATCAGCATGTAATGGGTGAGCTGCGATCCAAGTTTAGCCAGCGGCAGAATGTCTTTGCG ACTCGGTCTATATCATTGGCGAGAAAACAAGTTTGGCTAAGAGGAGTGGCCTTAAATGGACATAGAAGGTTCCTCCTTATTTGGCTTTTGGAACGCATGTTGCGTACACTGACG ACTGCTTCAAGTACGGGTTCCTTATTCTCCTTTGTACCTGAGGTGTATGTGAATACACTGCCCATTTTACTGGACGCCGTCATGGACTTCTCCCACCACGACTTAAGGGCCCAATTTGAGGGTTCGGATGCAGAGTGTGCTGTGAATGCTGCTGCGGAATTTCTAGGCCTTCATTCTGCTGATCCTCGCATCGTTCTGGCTTCATGCAAGGACTCCCTACTGCAAGCCTTGGGAACACTCACCTGCCACAAGTCCGGAGTGCGAGCTTTGGAACGAACCTCAAAGAGATCGCAAACTTCCTTGGTGCGAGCCTTATTGCGCCCCTATGAGAATAGAGCCTGGGGTCAGAGTAACTGGCTTCTACTCCGTTTTTGGATGGGAGAGGGCTACGCTTATAAGGACTCCCGTCAGCCCTTCGTTTGGCAAGGTGGATCGCTGCCACTTCATCAGGGATTGTGTAGGAGTCGCTCCAGAAACGAGACACATACGGGGCTGCTTCACAACGTTGCCCCAGCCAATCCATCCAAGCATTTTCAGCGTCTGATCGGATCCAAGCTAATAGAGGATGAGCCTTTTGCCACCGCCTTTCTCAACTCCGTTTTAAGTCAGTTGAACTGGGCTTTCTCAGAGTTTATTTTACTGCTGCAGGAG ATCCAAAACACTGCACAGAGGCAGGAGAACACTCTGTTTGAGCCCAAGCAGCTTAAGATCTGCTCCATGTGCTTCGAATTGACGGTCTCACTGATGCGATGTCTCGAGCTGATCATCTCAGTGGCTCCTGAGATTCTCACGGATGCTTCCCGTCCCAACAGCGATCTTCTGCTGAACCGCATTTGCCAATTAATCAGCCAAGTGCTCTCCCGGGTGACAGTGCCTCCTGGGTGTTTCCAGTTTGTGGTGGATATGTGCTCAGCAGACCTGAATGCGGTTACCCACTATCCGATTATTACTGCAGCTTTGGGTATTCTCCTGGCGCTAATGCAGGAGGAGATGGAGAACGACATGACACCGCAGATTGTTACCCGTGTATCGCGCGCTTTTCTTACCGATCCAAGCTTTCAGTTTGCCACCCTTGAGTTTGCCTTGGGAGAGATACGAACGCCACTGCTGGAGCAGAAGAACATCCCAAGGGGTAACTTTGACCCGTCAGCCAGGCCACACATAGATCCTTTGACAAACGACGTGAGGGTGCCGTTGCCAAACAATTCGAAGCGCATTCGAGCCGATCCACCCATTTTGAAGTTTGCTTTGAGTGATT TTCCCTCCCATGTGTCGGGCGATGAGATCGACAATGTGCGCCGCTTAATCGAGAGTCTACGGGTGAAGCAGACCCTTCTTTCGGACATAACACTGCCATCGGAGGACTCCCTGTGTCCGATCTGCTGTGCCAAGCCCATCACTGCTGTTTTCACGCCATGCAAACATCAGTCGTGCAGCGATTGCATCATGCAGCACATGATGAACTCTAAGGTGTGTTTCTATTGCAAGACCACCATTCACACAATAGAAACACTGGACGGAACTCTGATTTATTCCAACGACGAGGTAGTACAGACGCCCCTGGCCGAGAGAATCTGA
- the Kpc1 gene encoding E3 ubiquitin-protein ligase RNF123 isoform X1 — protein sequence MSISKLFVKVFNEDIFEQVEQDNLYSDLDDDLEGANCSTVPDPKPTRLEDLSVTKQMVIVRAWLDDKFQAIQTDSNEEIRRLYTETESRIGPDLTIFDVDYTTTVRVSSDRLALRSQGSFNTVRANCCVYGGRWMYEIHLHTKGVMQIGWASNSCQFNENSGVGDTKCSYGYDGSKQQIWHISTKKYGDKWQIGDVIGVTLDVEKEHIEYFRNGRSMGIAFNKLEKGPGITFFAAISLGYTQGIEANFGNRPFMYPVQGFQPLMARPILKLRRANLIMNYLFNLAAIFSKYNAQNAGQSTDQTEARVSTKKTVYCIFATLLIEKFTNEIFDPYIIEDVLLKRISSMTNLAAEKDNSNSVLQGLLALFWNYMEGDEVKFVLRKLVNALLGTFTHTIQGLDYEKHRQALGMLHCLCLHEQTRKYLLEGKLFKKHCLAFFLYIHPLEFYIMEELLPDSMAWTEGIDGPKDKYLSVVDKVRKVTEPLHAAQKDFLSTLLINTDGTKESPSSRAIFLTKMRRYVIDLSMEQRPFHAFFFMQSSIQHPLDAPVALAFVSILIDQARTMFKEEMPSRHVEVNSDFFIDGSFDYMHFDRVGGVLSHLRKVHRADIDQRLGPVRTQQIYDDDRQNMRVNEVDTTLYLLGENINNVQVVGHTQGANNTTYTHFLNPRPSGSTDSAPGNVDMEASLCEILDLCIIFYYSAGHKYIVKIAAVRDEIAALNEVLKETKFYREDIERKLVALEQHANVCMNENHQHVMGELRSKFSQRQNVFATRSISLARKQVWLRGVALNGHRRFLLIWLLERMLRTLTTASSTGSLFSFVPEVYVNTLPILLDAVMDFSHHDLRAQFEGSDAECAVNAAAEFLGLHSADPRIVLASCKDSLLQALGTLTCHKSGVRALERTSKRSQTSLVRALLRPYENRAWGQSNWLLLRFWMGEGYAYKDSRQPFVWQGGSLPLHQGLCRSRSRNETHTGLLHNVAPANPSKHFQRLIGSKLIEDEPFATAFLNSVLSQLNWAFSEFILLLQEIQNTAQRQENTLFEPKQLKICSMCFELTVSLMRCLELIISVAPEILTDASRPNSDLLLNRICQLISQVLSRVTVPPGCFQFVVDMCSADLNAVTHYPIITAALGILLALMQEEMENDMTPQIVTRVSRAFLTDPSFQFATLEFALGEIRTPLLEQKNIPRGNFDPSARPHIDPLTNDVRVPLPNNSKRIRADPPILKFALSDFPSHVSGDEIDNVRRLIESLRVKQTLLSDITLPSEDSLCPICCAKPITAVFTPCKHQSCSDCIMQHMMNSKVCFYCKTTIHTIETLDGTLIYSNDEVVQTPLAERI from the exons ATGTcgatttcaaaattattcgTGAAAGTCTTCAACGAGGACATTTTCGAGCAGGTCGAACAGGACAACCTCTATTCGGACTTGGACGATGACTTGGAAGGAGCCAACTGTTCCACGGTGCCGGATCCGAAGCCCACCAGGCTCGAGGACCTTTCAGTGACCAA GCAGATGGTCATTGTGCGGGCATGGCTCGACGACAAGTTTCAGGCAATCCAGACAGACAGCAACGAAGAAATCCGGCGTTTGTACACCGAAACCGAGAGCCGTATTGGTCCGGATCTGACCATATTCGATGTGGACTACACGACTACGGTGCGGGTGTCCTCGGATCGTCTGGCCCTGCGCTCCCAAGGAAGCTTTAATACAGTTAGGGCTAATTGCTGCGTGTACGGCGGCCGCTGGATGTATGAG atTCACCTCCACACCAAGGGCGTCATGCAGATAGGCTGGGCCTCTAATTCCTGTCAGTTTAACGAGAACAGCGGCGTAGGGGACACCAAGTGTAGTTATGGCTACGACGGCAGTAAGCAACAGATCTGGCATATATCCACCAAGAA GTATGGAGACAAGTGGCAGATAGGCGACGTCATAGGCGTGACCCTCGATGTGGAGAAGGAACATATAGAGTATTTCCGCAATGGTCGTTCGATGGGAATTGCCTTCAACAAGCTGGAGAAGGGTCCGGGCATTACCTTTTTCGCCGCCATATCGTTAGGCTATACTCAGGGCATCGAAGCAAACTTTGGCAATCGTCCCTTCATGTATCCAGTGCAGGGCTTCCAGCCGCTAATGGCCCGGCCCATTCTGAAGCTCCGACGGGCCAATCTAATTATGAACTATCTCTTCAACCTGGCTGCCATATTCTCCAAGTACAACGCCCAGAACGCGGGGCAAAGTACCGATCAAACGGAGGCTCGAGTTTCTACCAAAAAGACTGTGTACTGCATATTTGCTACACTATTGATAGAGAAGTTTACCAATGAAATATTCGATCCCTACATCATTGAGGACGTTCTGCTGAAACGGATTTCGAGCATGACCAATCTGGCTGCTGAAAAGGATAATTCAAACAGTGTGCTGCAGGGTCTCCTTGCGCTCTTTTGGAACTACATGGAGGGCGACGAAGTCAAGTTTGTGCTACGCAAACTAGTGAACGCGCTTCTGGGTACTTTTACGCATACGATTCAGGGATTGGACTATGAGAAGCACCGACAAGCCCTAGGTATGCTCCACTGCCTATGCCTCCATGAGCAGACTCGCAAGTACCTGCTGGAGGGAAAACTCTTCAAGAAGCATTG TCTCGCTTTTTTCCTTTACATTCATCCGTTGGAATTTTATATTATGGAGGAGCTGTTGCCCGACAGCATGGCCTGGACGGAGGGCATCGATGGGCCCAAAGACAAGTATCTGAGTGTGGTTGACAAAGTGCGCAAGGTAACGGAGCCCCTGCACGCGGCCCAAAAGGATTTCCTTTCCACTCTTCTGATCAACACGGATGGCACCAAGGAAAGTCCCTCGAGTCGTGCTATTTTTCTAACCAAAATGCGGCGTTATGTGATTGATCTCAGCATGGAACAAAGA CCCTTTCACGCCTTCTTTTTCATGCAGTCGAGCATTCAACATCCTTTGGATGCCCCTGTGGCCCTCGCCTTCGTCTCTATTCTAATCGATCAGGCGCGAACAATGTTTAAGGAGGAAATGCCCAGTCGGCATGTGGAAGTGAACAGTGATTTTTTCATTGACGGATCCTTTGACTATATGCACTTTGACCGTGTTGGAGGCGTACTGTCTCATTTGAGAAAGGTTCATCGGGCAGACATTGATCAACGTCTGGGGCCCGTGCGTACACAACAGATCTATGACGATGATCGCCAGAATATGAGGGTCAACGAAGTGG ATACTACTCTATATCTGTTaggtgaaaatataaataatgttCAAGTGGTGGGACACACTCAGGGTGCCAACAATACCACCTATACACACTTTTTGAACCCACGACCCAGTGGGTCAACTGACTCGGCTCCTGGAAATGTAGACATGGAGGCCAGTCTCTGTGAAATCCTGGATCTGTGCATTATTTTCTATTATTCAGCGGGGCACAAGTATATCGTCAAAATAGCTGCGGTGAGAGATGAAATAGCTGCCTTAAACGAAGTGCTCAAGGAAACAAAATTCTACCGAGAGGATATAGAGCGCAAACTGGTGGCCCTGGAGCAGCATGCGAATGTTTGCATGAACGAGAACCATCAGCATGTAATGGGTGAGCTGCGATCCAAGTTTAGCCAGCGGCAGAATGTCTTTGCG ACTCGGTCTATATCATTGGCGAGAAAACAAGTTTGGCTAAGAGGAGTGGCCTTAAATGGACATAGAAGGTTCCTCCTTATTTGGCTTTTGGAACGCATGTTGCGTACACTGACG ACTGCTTCAAGTACGGGTTCCTTATTCTCCTTTGTACCTGAGGTGTATGTGAATACACTGCCCATTTTACTGGACGCCGTCATGGACTTCTCCCACCACGACTTAAGGGCCCAATTTGAGGGTTCGGATGCAGAGTGTGCTGTGAATGCTGCTGCGGAATTTCTAGGCCTTCATTCTGCTGATCCTCGCATCGTTCTGGCTTCATGCAAGGACTCCCTACTGCAAGCCTTGGGAACACTCACCTGCCACAAGTCCGGAGTGCGAGCTTTGGAACGAACCTCAAAGAGATCGCAAACTTCCTTGGTGCGAGCCTTATTGCGCCCCTATGAGAATAGAGCCTGGGGTCAGAGTAACTGGCTTCTACTCCGTTTTTGGATGGGAGAGGGCTACGCTTATAAGGACTCCCGTCAGCCCTTCGTTTGGCAAGGTGGATCGCTGCCACTTCATCAGGGATTGTGTAGGAGTCGCTCCAGAAACGAGACACATACGGGGCTGCTTCACAACGTTGCCCCAGCCAATCCATCCAAGCATTTTCAGCGTCTGATCGGATCCAAGCTAATAGAGGATGAGCCTTTTGCCACCGCCTTTCTCAACTCCGTTTTAAGTCAGTTGAACTGGGCTTTCTCAGAGTTTATTTTACTGCTGCAGGAG ATCCAAAACACTGCACAGAGGCAGGAGAACACTCTGTTTGAGCCCAAGCAGCTTAAGATCTGCTCCATGTGCTTCGAATTGACGGTCTCACTGATGCGATGTCTCGAGCTGATCATCTCAGTGGCTCCTGAGATTCTCACGGATGCTTCCCGTCCCAACAGCGATCTTCTGCTGAACCGCATTTGCCAATTAATCAGCCAAGTGCTCTCCCGGGTGACAGTGCCTCCTGGGTGTTTCCAGTTTGTGGTGGATATGTGCTCAGCAGACCTGAATGCGGTTACCCACTATCCGATTATTACTGCAGCTTTGGGTATTCTCCTGGCGCTAATGCAGGAGGAGATGGAGAACGACATGACACCGCAGATTGTTACCCGTGTATCGCGCGCTTTTCTTACCGATCCAAGCTTTCAGTTTGCCACCCTTGAGTTTGCCTTGGGAGAGATACGAACGCCACTGCTGGAGCAGAAGAACATCCCAAGGGGTAACTTTGACCCGTCAGCCAGGCCACACATAGATCCTTTGACAAACGACGTGAGGGTGCCGTTGCCAAACAATTCGAAGCGCATTCGAGCCGATCCACCCATTTTGAAGTTTGCTTTGAGTGATT TTCCCTCCCATGTGTCGGGCGATGAGATCGACAATGTGCGCCGCTTAATCGAGAGTCTACGGGTGAAGCAGACCCTTCTTTCGGACATAACACTGCCATCGGAGGACTCCCTGTGTCCGATCTGCTGTGCCAAGCCCATCACTGCTGTTTTCACGCCATGCAAACATCAGTCGTGCAGCGATTGCATCATGCAGCACATGATGAACTCTAAGGTGTGTTTCTATTGCAAGACCACCATTCACACAATAGAAACACTGGACGGAACTCTGATTTATTCCAACGACGAGGTAGTACAGACGCCCCTGGCCGAGAGAATCTGA